Proteins encoded together in one Balaenoptera musculus isolate JJ_BM4_2016_0621 chromosome 6, mBalMus1.pri.v3, whole genome shotgun sequence window:
- the SEC16A gene encoding protein transport protein Sec16A isoform X3 — protein MQPPPQAVPSGVVRPPPSGSPQSTFWSNSPYRRQANSNAPVAPIACPLQPVTDPFAFSRQALQNTSLGSASKSSPPVVQGPAPPLSLQRAGLPGPHTNAGDSSQGPCEPLPGPPLQPRSDASPFPGVLSPSAPPGPEVSRRVEVAPGPEPEVQTPPYPPQYIPGVGPDSCRVGHPQANTPRPDRPLSRPSPHDGTAAPAAPPFLPQPRQQTPGQWGPVQGGPQPSGQHYRPCPEGPVQNTVCHASSAAHFPAPSNPRQGPGHEQHGPLVSLPGPSASDARNEAVYLQSGNHSANSFDPENAFRQNSRVGNARAGQEFRLSPGVNREQLSDLALINPFAQGNSPESHSHNSLGAGSSWTLPEAGSGALSMFFKGGETENEENLTSEKAVSAGQSDFDGFSPGPGLGQPPAHMGAGGVYQAFLKGSSSEPMQQGGDPQPYFSQSAGIRHDKATTNAAAVDMWGDTARAGTHGAGGPQYENVENLEFIQNQEVLPSEPLSADPSSPSAQLRYGPLPGPAVPRLSAVGHAGGGGPNLEAPDATAHPARSESVSSSYSSQSQRGLPSAARPHDSGGTFIQQEVGKPEDEAPGRFFKQVDSSPVGGETDESTVSQNYRGSLPQPLAPSPPKPTGIFQTSANSSFEPVKSHFTGVKPVEADRANVVGEVRGPSAHQKQRRAAAAAPDASPGNLEQPPDNMETLFLPRVCVPPLTTPTEASSGLLHATGPPLEAVLPAPEKRPLTRAQGAVKCESPATTLWAQNELPDFGGNVLLAPAAPALHVPAKPQPSEVIQPPDEGVCGQQSRQPGPGPAVQSGDGIGASENLENPPQMGEEEALPSQAGPGYATLLSSPPTESLQNQPVLVAQPDQSYNLVQPVNFSVSSLNPNEKNQSWRDSLVGDKPTVSSQAAGGDSGENAPLSGTPAAALICSPLPNRLAQSNFPQVCGASEMVSSQPANLLVQPPSHPVPKNLLPESQKSHNAESILPELVTSPGGSTGVMLVPPVNSTSVPDSNTASHSSSRGEALGALGFTCSRGLENPVGVYSPAQAESLASCQQAVSSHRPRGPGAHSPDRFYQQVTTDAQDQHGPERAQQEPAPPPPHPPPQGPRAALPEPSNPAGPPAQGQPPNPTQPSASPAPADVGQQLPPRPPRSSSMSVASTSSSQAAARSDQQWLQQPPPPDLASYYYYRSLYDGHQPPYPSPFPLDPGTAPHYYQDVYGLYEPRYRPYDGAAAASAESYRYPELERPSSRASHCSDRPAARQGYPEGYYNSKSGWSSQSDYYANYYSSQYDYGDPGHWDRYQYGSRSRDPRTYDRRCWYDAEYDPYRKESYAYGDRPEKYDDHWRYDPRFTGSFDDEPEPHGDPYGEEADRRSEHSERSVQSLRSSFSSRSRQSQVYRGHNVTAGPYEAPPPPGSFHGDYAYGPYGGDFHGTPGFPEYGYPSEAGWPSVEQAPSRPTSPEKFSVPHICARFGPGGQLIKVIPNLPSEGQPALVEIHSMETLLQHTPEQEEMRAFPGPLGKDDTHKVDVINFAQSKATNCLQDENLIDKESASLLWSFIVLLCRQNGTVVGTDIAELLLRDHRTVWLPGKSPSEANLIDFTHEPAAQVEEESGEAQLSFLTDSQAATTLEKDTERFRELLLYGRKKDALESAMKNGLWGHALLLASKMDSRTHARVMTRFANSLPINDPLQTVYQLMSGRMPAASTCCGDEKWGDWRPHLAMVLSNLNNNVDVEARTMATMGDTLASRGLLDAAHFCYLVAQVGFGVYTKKTTKLVLIGSNHSLPFLKFATNEAIQRTEAYEYAQSLGAQTCSLPSFQVFKFIYCCRLAEMGLATQAFHYCEVIARSVLAQPHRHSPVLLSQLLQVASQLRLFDPQLKEKPEEEAAAEPAWLVQLRLVEQWVKEGTAAWSLDRAFPQRCPSSPRSEVGPCDGPAPAQPASLGTDNPLLAPPVPGAEHVGQDVRLLPSAPLTLPDGQPAFPARVLVFPAPPPAGPVEPGPGCGPPGAALGFQEPSGPDPVAPYPGPGLPSGAPSLQETEHLLPEARSQDAGMMPQEAPGRNALSELGEEDFGGRFANVGSSRTSQGSESSPGGGSAGSGALQPPPPLPLTPAPDVRRPVQAAKETKEPKKSSESWFSRWLPVKKRTEAYLPDDKNKSIVWDEKKNRWVDTNEPEEEKKAPPPPPTSLPKALQAAQPGPGGPPRPAVNMYSRKAARARARYVDVLNPGGPQRSEPALAPADFFAPLAPLPIPAHLFGPNPDAEEAPPAEGAGREGQAPTGGPAKPEPTSEPKVLSSAASLPGPERPPSGADGSQGGEAPGAHAPAGGPPGAAVPFYNPAQFAQASAASGSSRMGRIGQRKYPAY, from the exons ATGCAGCCTCCACCCCAGGCTGTCCCGTCGGGCGTGGTACGGCCGCCCCCGTCCGGGAGTCCTCAGAGCACGTTCTGGTCCAACAGCCCGTACAGAAGACAGGCCAACAGTAATGCACCGGTGGCCCCGATCGCCTGCCCACTGCAGCCGGTGACGGACCCGTTTGCTTTTAGTAGACAGGCGCTCCAAAATACATCACTGGGCAGTGCGTCTAAAAGCAGCCCACCCGTTGTGCAAGGCCCAGCCCCACCGTTGTCTCTTCAGCGTGCTGGTCTGCCTGGGCCACACACAAATGCCGGGGATAGCTCCCAAGGACCCTGCGAGCCTCTGCCGGGCCCTCCGTTGCAGCCCAGGTCAGATGCCAGCCCGTTTCCCGGCGTGCTGAGCCCCTCGGCACCACCTGGGCCCGAGGTGAGCAGGAGAGTCGAGGTCGCTCCCGGCCCGGAGCCTGAAGTTCAGACGCCGCCGTATCCTCCTCAGTACATTCCAGGAGTGGGTCCTGACAGCTGTCGTGTCGGCCATCCACAGGCGAACACGCCACGGCCCGACAGACCCCTGAGCCGGCCGAGCCCGCACGACGGCACCGCGGCACCAGCGGCGccccctttccttcctcagcCTCGTCAGCAAACGCCCGGGCAGTGGGGGCCGGTGCAGGGAGGCCCGCAGCCCTCGGGGCAGCATTACCGGCCCTGCCCAGAGGGACCTGTGCAGAACACGGTGTGCCACGCCTCCAGCGCTGCCCACTTTCCCGCTCCGTCCAACCCGCGTCAGGGTCCTGGCCACGAGCAACACGGCCCCCTGGTGTCTTTACCGGGACCCTCGGCCAGTGACGCGAGAAATGAGGCAGTCTACCTGCAAAGTGGAAACCACTCAGCAAATAGCTTTGATCCAGAAAATGCATTCAGGCAGAATTCCAGAGTTGGGAACGCTCGGGCGGGCCAGGAGTTCAGGTTGAGTCCAGGAGTGAATAGAGAGCAGTTGTCAGACCTGGCTCTCATTAACCCCTTCGCTCAGGGAAACAGCCCAGAAAGCCACTCGCACAACTCCCTGGGTGCCGGGAGCAGCTGGACCCTGCCGGAAGCGGGCTCGGGAGCGCTCTCCATGTTTTTCaaaggaggagagacagagaacgAAGAGAACCTCACATCGGAAAAAGCGGTCTCTGCCGGTCAGTCTGACTTTGATGGTTTCTCCCCCGGCCCGGGCCTCGGCCAGCCTCCCGCACACATGGGGGCAGGAGGCGTTTATCAGGCCTTTCTCAAAGGTTCCAGCAGTGAGCCCATGCAGCAGGGAGGAGACCCACAGCCTTATTTTTCTCAGTCTGCAGGCATCCGACACGACAAAGCAACCACTAACGCTGCCGCTGTTGACATGTGGGGTGACACGGCACGTGCGGGGACTCACGGTGCTGGGGGCCCGCAGTACGAGAACGTCGAGAACTTAGAGTTCATTCAGAACCAGGAAGTTCTGCCAAGTGAGCCCCTAAGCGCAGACCCTTCCTCCCCAAGTGCTCAGCTCAGATACGGGCCCCTTCCCGGGCCGGCTGTCCCCAGGCTCAGTGCCGTGGGCCACGCTGGAGGCGGGGGCCCTAATCTCGAGGCCCCAGATGCGACGGCGCACCCTGCGCGGTCCGAGAGCGTGTCTTCCAGTTACAGCAGCCAGAGCCAGCGGGGTCTTCCCAGTGCAGCCAGGCCCCACGACTCGGGGGGCACGTTCATTCAGCAGGAAGTTGGAAAACCTGAAGATGAGGCTCCGGGGAGGTTTTTTAAGCAGGTCGATTCCTCTCCTGTGGGAGGCGAGACAGACGAGAGCaccgtgagccagaactaccgTGGCAGCCTGCCCCAGCCCTTGGCCCCGAGCCCCCCAAAACCTACGGGAATATTTCAGACGAGTGCAAATAGTTCTTTTGAACCAGTGAAATCGCACTTCACTGGAGTAAAGCCAGTCGAGGCAGACCGTGCCAACGTGGTGGGCGAGGTGAGGGGGCCCAGCGCCCACCAGAAGCAGCGCAGAGCAGCCGCTGCTGCGCCCGACGCCTCCCCTGGCAACCTGGAGCAGCCCCCCGACAACATGGAGACCCTCTTCCTGCCCCGGGTCTGTGTTCCACCTCTCACCACACCCACAGAGGCCAGTTCCGGGCTTCTGCACGCCACGGGGCCGCCCTTGGAAGCTGTGCTCCCCGCGCCTGAGAAGAGGCCCTTGACCAGGGCGCAGGGGGCTGTGAAGTGTGAGAGCCCAGCCACGACTTTGTGGGCGCAGAACGAGCTGCCAGATTTTGGAGGCAATGTCCTCCTAGCCCCAGCTGCTCCCGCACTTCACGTGCCCGCGAAACCTCAGCCATCTGAAGTGATCCAGCCTCCGGATGAGGGGGTGTGTGGCCAGCAGTCCCGGCAGCCGGGCCCCGGCCCCGCCGTGCAGAGCGGGGACGGCATTGGTGCTTCCGAGAATCTCGAGAATCCTCCCCAAATGGGCGAAGAGGAGGCCCTCCCGTCCCAGGCGGGTCCCGGTTATGCCACTCTGCTGTCCTCCCCACCCACCGAGTCTTTGCAGAATCAGCCGGTCTTGGTCGCCCAGCCTGATCAAAGCTATAATTTGGTTCAGCCGGTTAATTTTTCTGTGTCCTCGTTGAATCCTAATGAGAAGAATCAGTCCTGGAGAGATTCTTTGGTGGGAGATAAGCCCACAGTAAGCAGCCAGGCTGCTGGGGGTGATTCTGGAGAAAACGCTCCTTTGTCTGGGACTCCAGCTGCCGCTCTCATCTGCTCGCCTCTGCCTAACCGTCTTGCCCAGAGTAATTTCCCACAAGTTTGTGGTGCCTCTGAAATGGTTTCTAGTCAACCTGCTAATTTGCTGGTTCAACCACCGTCTCATCCAGTTCCGAAGAACTTACTTCCGGAAAGTCAAAAGAGTCATAACGCAGAGAGCATTCTTCCCGAGCTAGTTACCAGCCCTGGTGGAAGCACAGGCGTGATGTTAGTGCCACCTGTGAACAGTACGTCAGTACCTGATAGTAATACGGCAAGTCACTCCAGCAGTCGGGGTGAAGCTTTGGGAGCCCTCGGCTTTACATGCAGTCGGGGTCTGGAAAATCCTGTAGGGGTGTATAGCCCGGCCCAGGCTGAGAGCCTAGCTTCTTGTCAGCAAGCCGTCTCCAGTCACAGACCGCGTGGGCCTGGGGCGCATAGCCCAGACCGTTTCTACCAACAGGTGACGACAGATGCTCAGGACCAGCACGGCCCAGAGAGAGCCCAGCAGGAGCCggcgcctccccctccccatccccctccccaggggCCCAGAGCAGCCCTTCCAGAGCCTTCAAACCCAGCAGGTCCACCAGCGCAAGGACAGCCCCCAAACCCAACCCAGCCGTCTGCAAGTCCGGCTCCAGCTGACGTGGGCCAGCAGCTGCCGCCTCGACCACCTCGGTCCTCCAGCATGTCCGTCGCGTCTACCAGCTCAAGCCAGGCGGCCGCGCGGTCTGACCAGCAGTGGCTGCAGCAGCCGCCGCCTCCAGACTTGGCGTCCTACTACTATTACAGGTCCCTGTACGATGGCCACCAGCCCCCGTACCCCTCACCGTTCCCGCTGGATCCTGGCACCGCCCCCCACTATTACCAG GACGTCTACGGCCTCTATGAGCCCAGATACAGGCCCTACGACGGTGCAGCCGCCGCCTCCGCAGAGAGCTACCGCTACCCCGAGCTCGAGCGGCCCAGCTCCCGGGCGAGTCACTGCTCGGACCGGCCGGCTGCCAG gCAAGGGTATCCTGAAGGTTACTATAATTCCAAAAGTGGATGGAGCAGTCAGAGTGACTACTATGCAAATTATTATTCCAGCCAGTACGATTATGGAG ATCCAGGTCACTGGGACCGGTACCAGTATGGTTCTCGGTCCAGGGACCCCCGCACCTACGACCGGAGGTGCTGGTACGATGCTGAGTACGACCCGTACAGGAAGGAAAGCTACGCTTACGGGGACAG GCCTGAGAAATACGACGACCACTGGCGGTACGACCCCCGCTTCACCGGGAGTTTTGACGACGAGCCTGAGCCCCACGGGGACCCTTACGGGGAGGAGGCGGACCGGCGGAGCGAGCACAGCGAGCGCTCAGTGCAGAGCCTGCGCAGCAGCTTCAGCTCCCGCTCCCGCCAG AGTCAGGTGTACAGAGGTCACAACGTGACTGCTGGGCCCTACGAGGCGCCCCCTCCACCGGGCTCCTTCCACGGCGATTACGCCTACGGCCCCTACGGCGGCGATTTCCACGGCACCCCAGGCTTCCCGGAGTACGGCTACCCTTCTGAGGCCGGCTGGCCCTCCGTGGAGCAAG cTCCATCGAGACCAACTTCTCCTGAGAAATTCTCAGTGCCTCATATCTGTGCCAGGTTTGGTCCTGGGGGTCAGCTCATCAAAGTGATTCCAAATCTGCCTTCAGAAGGACAGCCTGCGTTGGTTGAAATTCACAGCATGGAG ACCTTGCTGCAGCACACGCCGGAGCAGGAGGAGATGCGGGCGTTCCCGGGGCCTCTTGGCAA AGATGACACCCATAAAGTGGATGTTATTAATTTTGCACAGAGCAAAGCTACAAACTGTTTACAGGATGAAAATTTAATTGACAAAGAGTCCGCGAGTCTTCTTTGGAGCTTTATTGTTCTGTTATGCAGACAGAACGGG ACCGTGGTGGGCACAGACATCGCGGAACTCTTGTTACGAGACCACCGAACCGTGTGGCTTCCTGGGAAGTCACCCAGTGAGGCCAACCTGATTGATTTCACTCACGAGCCTGCGGCACAAGTGGAGGAGGAGTCCGGGGAGGCCCAGCTCTCGTTCCTCACCGACAGTCAGGCCGCCACCACCCTTGAAAAAGACACGGAGCGGTTCCGAGAGCTGCTGCTCTACGGCCGGAAGAAG GATGCTTTAGAGTCCGCGATGAAGAACGGCTTGTGGGGTCACGCCCTGTTACTTGCCAGCAAGATGGACAGCCGGACACACGCCAGAGTCATGACCAG GTTCGCCAACAGCCTTCCGATCAACGACCCTCTGCAGACGGTCTACCAGCTGATGTCCGGGCGGATGCCAGCCGCGTCCACG TGTTGTGGAGACGAGAAGTGGGGAGACTGGCGGCCACACCTGGCCATGGTTTTGTCCAACCTGAACAACAACGTGGACGTGGAAGCCCGGACGATGGCCACGATGGGGGACACTCTGG CCTCGAGAGGACTCCTTGATGCTGCACACTTCTGCTACCTCGTGGCCCAGGTTGGATTTGGGGTTTATACCAAGAAAACCACAAAGCTTGTTTTAATTGGATCAAACCACAG TTTGCCGTTTTTGAAGTTCGCGACCAACGAAGCTATTCAGAGGACAGAAGCCTACGAGTACGCTCAGTCCCTGGGGGCGCAGACCTGCTCCTTACCCAGCTTCCAG GTGTTTAAGTTCATCTACTGCTGCCGCCTGGCTGAGATGGGGCTTGCCACGCAGGCCTTCCACTACTGCGAGGTGATCGCCAGGAGCGTCCTGGCGCAGCCCCACAGACACTCGCCGGTGCTGCTCAGCCAGCTGCTTCAG GTCGCCTCCCAGTTGCGCCTCTTTGACCCTCAGCTGAAGGAGAAGCCGGAGGAGGAGGCCGCTGCGGAGCCTGCCTGGCTGGTCCAGCTGCGGCTCGTCGAGCAGTGGGTCAAG GAGGGCACCGCGGCGTGGAGTCTGGACAGAGCCTTCCCCCAGCGCTGTCCCAGCTCGCCGCGCTCCGAGGTGGGGCCGTGTGACGGCCCAGCGCCCGCCCAGCCGGCGAGCCTGGGCACCGACAACCCGCTGCTGGCGCCGCCTGTGCCCGGCGCTGAGCACGTGGGCCAGGACGTGCGGCTGCTGCCCTCAG CTCCACTGACGCTCCCCGATGGTCAGCCGGCCTTCCCCGCCAGGGTGCTGGTGTTCCCAGCGCCACCGCCGGCGGGCCCTGTCGAGCCGGGACCTGGCTGTGGACCCCCAGGGGCTGCACTTGGCTTTCAAGAGCCCTCTGGGCCTGATCCTGTGGCTCCGTACCCAGGGCCTGGCCTGCCGTCTGGTGCACCATCTCTACAAGAGACTGAACATCTGCTCCCGGAGGCCAGGAGCCAGGACGCAG GAATGATGCCACAAGAGGCACCCGGCAGAAACGCGCTGTCGGAGCTAGGAGAAGAGGATTTTGGTGGAAGATTTGCTAATGTG GGCTCCTCAAGGACGTCACAGGGCTCCGAGTCATCTCCGGGCGGGGGGAGCGCTGGCTCAGGGGCCCTGCAGCCGCCTCCGCCTCTGCCTCTGACGCCTGCGCCCGACGTGAGGAGACCTGTCCAGGCAGCCAAGGAGACCAAGGAGCCTAAGAAG AGCAGCGAGTCCTGGTTCTCTCGTTGGCTGCCTGTGAAGAAGAGGACAGAAGCTTACTTGCCAGACGACAAGAACAAATCG ATCGTCTGGGATGAAAAGAAGAACCGCTGGGTGGACACGAACGAGCCGGAGGAGGAG AAGAAGGCTCCGCCCCCACCTCCAACATCCCTTCCCAAGGCTCTGCAAGCCGCCCAGCCTGGCCCTGGAGGGCCCCCCAGACCCGCTGTGAACATGTATTCTAGAAAAGCAG CCCGAGCCCGAGCGCGCTACGTGGACGTCTTGAACCCGGGGGGCCCCCAGCGGAGCGAGCCAGCCCTTGCCCCCGCGGACTTCTTTGCGCCACTGGCCCCACTTCCGATTCCCGCACACCTGTTCGGACCAAACCCAG ATGCAGAGGAAGCACCGCCCGCCGAGGGGGCTGGCAGGGAAGGGCAGGCACCGACGGGGGGGCCAGCCAAGCCAGAGCCCACCTCGGAGCCCAAG GTGCTCAGTTCTGCGGCGTCGCTCCCTGGACCTGAGCGCCCACCCTCCGGAGCGGACGGTTCCCAGGGAGGAGAG GCTCCCGGCGCTCACGCCCCTGCAGGGGGCCCTCCCGGGGCAGCGGTGCCCTTCTACAACCCTGCTCAGTTTGCACAA GCCTCTGCTGCCTCGGGAAGTTCAAGGATGGGAAGGATTGGCCAGAGGAAGTACCCAGCATATTGA